The following proteins are encoded in a genomic region of Necator americanus strain Aroian chromosome II, whole genome shotgun sequence:
- a CDS encoding hypothetical protein (NECATOR_CHRII.G8222.T1): MATMTTPDSDNAESFSSAPLSFRAPVSNCAKSIIDRKLRKFASETSFATETASESSIEREVPGRTRVFTVRPVPRRVQHSAHHHRIRHDSDGSAGSEATVASGSATPRRVFRHPRSQGEMHTSCTSATIHSLESTGVPMVNDERRTSHAYMMDDDSIHEFEDDDGKLILGFCELNFSENIWVINGYEIVSM; the protein is encoded by the coding sequence ATGGCGACGATGACAACACCGGACTCGGATAATGCTGAATCATTCAGCAGCGCTCCGCTATCGTTTCGTGCTCCAGTATCGAATTGTGCGAAATCGATAATTGATCGTAAACTCCGGAAATTCGCTTCGGAAACGTCATTTGCAACGGAGACGGCAAGTGAAAGTAGTATTGAGCGTGAAGTACCGGGACGTACGCGAGTGTTTACCGTACGTCCAGTTCCACGTCGCGTTCAACATAGCGCACATCATCATCGAATTCGTCATGATTCGGACGGTAGCGCCGGCAGCGAAGCGACGGTGGCAAGCGGTTCGGCGACACCGCGGCGCGTTTTTCGTCATCCACGAAGCCAGGGAGAAATGCATACGAGTTGTACTAGCGCTACGATACATTCGCTTGAAAGTACCGGCGTACCGATGGTAAACGATGAACGAAGAACGAGTCATGCTTATATGATGGACGATGACAGTATCCATGAATTTGAGGACGATGACGGTAAGCTTATCCTCGGATTTTGCGAGCTAAATTTTAGTGAAAATATATGGGTCATCAATGGTTATGAAATAGTTTCTATGTAA
- a CDS encoding hypothetical protein (NECATOR_CHRII.G8223.T1), translating into MRIKFAMLKEKSVIHLLLLLLLLLLLLLLLLLLLLLLLLLLLLLLLLLLLLLLLLLLLLLLLLLLLLQVYFIILL; encoded by the exons ATGCGCATTAAATTCGCAATGCTAAAG GAGAAGAGcgttattcatttattattattattattattattattattattattattattattattattattattattattattattattattattattattattattattattattattattattattattattattattattattattattattattattattattattattacaggTTTACTTTATTATACTTCTATag